In Mus pahari chromosome 12, PAHARI_EIJ_v1.1, whole genome shotgun sequence, the genomic window CTATCTAGGGATCCCTAGGAACAGCACAGGGGAGGGCTCAACAAGCAGAGTGTGGGTAACTAAGAAGATGCAGGTAAAATAATACACTCTGTCCCCACATAGGCCAGCACAGTCAACTCTAACTCATTACCGCCAAAAGACGACTGGTTTACAGCAGCAGACATTACTCCTTTTGTGAGGGAGGGTCTTTgtaactctgactgtcctggaactcttatgtagaccaggctgacctagaactcacaaagaacCACCTGCCTTCTGAGGGCTAGAATTAAAAGGTGTGCTTATTTCTCTTAGTTCTGGGGGCTGGAAGTGCAAGGTCAGGGTGATGGAATGGTCTGTGCTCATAAGAGCTGTGCATGGCCTCATTCTTGAGTCTTCCTACAACAGAAAAGTGAGGGGTCcctttgaaagttttttttttttttttttttttattttatgagtgttttgcctttgcaccatgtgtgtgcagtgcccatgaaggccagaggaaggcatctgTTGCAAACCTCCATGCTGTGCTGAGAACTGGACTCCAGGCCTGTGGAAGGGCAGCCGGTGTTCTGTCTCTTTGGAGCTTGTGTCTTTTATACAGGTACTAATCCTTCTCAGCGGATCCTTGGGCACCTGCtcctcccaccacccccacccccaacaccatTCCCACCCCTGATGTGTCACACTCTTAAGGCTCTACCTCCAAATACCATCGTATTCAGGCGTGTGAAGTCTGAACTGGAGAATGTACACATTCAGAAAACAAGgcaaggcatggtgacacattcCTTGAATCGTAGCCctcatgaggcagagacaggcaggcagatctctgtgagtttgaggccagtctgatctacatagtgaattccaggacaaccacagTCAGTGCTGCATAGTGAACcttgtctatatatatatatatatatatatatatatatatatatatatatatgtgtgtgtgtgtgtgtgtgtgtgtgtatgtgtgtgtgtatatatatatatatatatatatatatatatatatatatatatatatatatatatgtgtgtgtgtgtgtgtgtgtgtgtgtatgtgtgtgatttgaACCAATCAAGAAAACCAGATGGACAGATGAGATCGGccatcacagaaaaggaaaagccatTTCTTATATGGCAGCCAAGGGCTGTTTGGAGGCAGCTGCCCATAGGGAGGTCAGCTCCATGGGATCAGCCCATGACAGGACAGCGGTGTGCCCCTGCCCAGCCTCCTGTTTACAAGATGTGTTAAGGTTCATCCCTGGGACAGAGAGGAGAAGTCCTGGACTTTGAGAGTCCCTTCCTCTGCTGCTTCTGGTCGACACTCAGTGCCTGAGCACCTAGCACTAGGAATCACACCAGTGAGTGTGGGCACAGCAGTGGCCCAGCTCTCCTTATGAATGAGCCAGCTCTGGGAGCAGGGATATTTTAAGGTCAGTGAATTGCACTTAGGgtctctgctctctgtgtgtgttccacCCCTGCTTACAAAAACCGGGTGCTGCGACAACTCACTTCAGCTTAAATAACACAAACATGGAGGTTCTAATGAAACAGCTCTGCCCCATATCCCTGGCATGTTAAAAGAATGTGAAACGGCTGCATTCCGAGGGAGAGGGGCAGCCTGAAGCTGACCATTGCCCTCTGCAGGACAAACCCCAGGCTACTACTCCAGTAGACATGGATTGTCTTTGGATTCCCAGGGACAAAAGTATGAGGTCAGTGTGGAACAGCTGGCCTTGAGCAGAACCCACTGTCACCTATAGAAAGAAGCTTGCATTTGAAGGAAGGTTAGGGGCAGAAGTTGAGAATGAATGTCCATAGATGTACTCAAGGGAGTGTCCCTACAGCTTTGTCCCCTCTGGTCATATAGACTAGATGCTCTTGGAAGAAAGGGGGTGACCACCCAACCTGAGACAGGTCAGACATGAGACAAAGTTGAACTGACTTGGGGTTGACATGTGGAAATGCTGGAGAAGGCATGTCTCTGATGGCAACAAGTGCGATGAACACACTGAAACAGAGGCCAGGGACAGAACCTGACATTTCCCATTTATTTGAGGCATAAGCCAGCcttaactctggctggccttcaGTTGGCCCTTCCTGCTGGGGCTCAGGAAGGGAGGGATCAAAGGGTTCCTTTGGCCACTTGGATGGTGTTGAGTTAATGGGGAGTCAGGTCACCCAGCCACCTGGCCTGGGAAAAATTGCTTCACACGGGAGTTTCAAGATGACTCATGACCACTGTCattgtgcaccccccccccaatcactcTGTGGGGACATTCAGTGAATAAAGTCAATAAACAGGGGGAAACGCAATTCTGGGCTGGTGCCAGGCCAGGGCAAAGCTGGAAGAGCCAAGCCCGCCGCTTGTTTCTGTCTTTCCGCATGTCATCCGAGACCGGATGGACAGTGTCCTGTCCCGAACATCATTCCCGGCTTTCATGGAAAAACTTATAGGTCTAGTCCGGTAAACAGGTCAACGTTCAGGCCCAAATCCTGCAACCGCAGCTGCAGGTGTGGAGAGTTGAAGTGAAAGCCGCAGCCTGCTCCGGAAAACCCGCGCGCTCAGCCTGTAGTGGACCCAAGGAGCTGCGGGAGGGAGGCAGCGACCccaaggggaagggaggggcggTTAGAGCTGGGGAGACTCTCACTCCACGCCCACACCAGTGACCAGGGCTGGGAAGACTAAGTCCCTGTGTCCCAAAGACGCCCAGCCCAATCGAATTAAATGCAAAAGAATAGCCACACCGGCAATTTCCAAAAGAGGCGAAACCGTTTATGAAATCGGCGCCGGTGCAGTATCTACAGTATCTACACATATCTACACGTATCTACACCGCCCGCAGGCGGGGCTCTCTCGGTCGTCTACACTGCAATTGCCGGCCGGGCCGGAGGCGACGAAGTCTCGCGGAGAACAATAAATACCACTTCCTTCCGCCTCGGACGGGGGGCTTTGGCACTGGCGGGCGGGAAGCCCGCATGGCTCCCCACCCAGATGGGGAGCGCGTCCTTGGATGGCCCTCGGGGCCCGCGTGCGGGCGCACTATCTGGGGCAGTAGTCGTAGGCACCGGGCGGCGCGGCCGCCGACGAGTACACGTTGGCTGCtgcggcagcagcggcggcggcggccgggtTCAccgcggggtggtggtggtggtgcgggTGCGCGTGCGGGTGCGCGTGTGGGTGGTAGCCGTGGCCGCGCAGGCCTGGCAGCGGGTAGGGCGCTGGCCGGCTCTTGGCCCCGAGGTAGTGGTCGTAGGCGGCGGCCGGGTACTTGTAGGGATGGTGGTGCAGCGGCTCGGACGCGCCCGGCGCCTCCAGGCGCAGATCAGCGTGCGGGGGACTGTGGCGGCCTCCGGATCCGCCGGGTAGCGGGACGAGGCCGCCAGGCCCAGGCAGTGCGGGGCTCAGCACGCGCGCCAGCAGCTGCGGCGGGTGCGTAGCGTCGCCGAGCGCTGCGGGTACGGAGTCACGATCGAACTCGCGCCGGACTTCTGCCGCGTCTGCGGGGAGAGCTGGGGGTGAGCGCAGGGCAGGGACCGTCGGGGCGCACCTGCCGAGCcacagcccccacctccaccccggcCCGCGCCGTCCGGGGAGCGGCGGGCGGGAGAGCGAGTGCCCGCTTGCCCGCTCGTCGCCTCCTTGTGCAACTCTGAAGCCGTGACGCCCAGGAGTGTGGGCGAGGCCGGGTGCGGCGGCAGACCCAGGCGAAGCGAGTGCGCACGGGCTGCGGCCGCGATCCCACAACCTTAGGTCCTACCTTTGTCTGCGCCGTTGGGCTGCGTGGGGGAAGCCACGGGATTCCGAGAGCGAGCAAAAGCACTCACAAGCGGCAGCGCTCCGGGCCGGTGGTTCCGGGGCCTGAGGAAGGGGAGTGGGTCACGTCACCTTGGCATCCAGAGCAAGCACCCTGGCCCTTGCCTTTTCTTCTGAGGGCACTCACCAGTCCTCTGGGTCGCAATCCCGGAAGCCTTTGGCGAAGGGGTTGCTGGCAATCTTAAGCTGCGTGATCTGCGGGGAAGTTGGTGTGAGCTACCCGCGCTCGCCGCCCGACCTCGGCAGCGGCGGGCGGGATGGTTTCTAGGCCTTCTGCACTATCTGGAAGAGAAGGGACCCACAACTGCCCCTGCCCCAGCACGATGCGCCTTCTCTCATCAGACCTACCGTTGCCTCTCCAAATAAAGGTAGAAGACTCACGTCCCTGCCTGGGATGGGAATGTGATCACCTCCGCCCTCCTTAGCCCCCCAGCACAAAGAGGGCAACTGAGCTGGCGCCCTAGGAATCTGGATAAACCTCAGATCAGGCCTCTGATGGGGAGTTTCCGGAATGGTTTGGAAAACAAACTTTCAGGCTGCAGTGACAGTTGCCGAGATACAGAGGTCAAGCTGATATAGGAGGCTGGGCAGGCCTGTGGAGGGAGGAGGCCTGTCTCCGGGACCCCCCAGCAGACCCTCACCCGGTGATTCTGGTAGGCAGTGACTGCAGTGAAGCGTGTCTCCTCAAATACAAAAGTTTTGAAGTTCTCCTCTGCATACTTCTCACTGTCTTTTCGAGGGTCCACATAGACAACATGGAATCGGGGCTGATATCTGTGCATGGAGTTGAGAATAATCTGGAAGACAAGGATGGTGGGTCAGCTCCAGCCATGAGGCTGGAGGAGGATTCAGGACAGAATCATGAAGTCTACATGAACTTTCCTTAGCTAATGTGGGCAAACCCTCTCATTCTTGCAACTCATTTAGGATCTCCAGGAAAAGATGCTTCTTCAACTGGCAAATGATGGGATTGCAGATCTTCTTTACTTAGGACCCCAGGGATTGGCCCAGGCCTGGACAGGGTGGCAGTGGTGGAGCAGAGTTCCGCCCAGCAggaaccccctcccccaggctgggATTCCAAAGGACTCCTGCCCTTTTCTCACAAAGGGATCCCCTTCTAATTAAAGAGCCCCCCCCCACCTGAGCtcagaggggggaagggaaggaaggtgaCCTCCTCAGACAGAGGCCAGCACATCAGAAGCCTGCCACCCAGTGTTACCCCAgtactgcctctgtctctagtCTAGGGACTCTGGAAGGCCTACAACAGGGGACAGCTGCTCATAAGCCAGAGAAGGTTCACCTACATGGCCATTGTCATCCAGCAGGTTATTGGTCAGCTTCAGCTTGTCGAAAGACACAATTTGCTTCATCCACTGTGCGCCCTTAGCCGGGGAGTCTGGGTGGTAGTGTACTCGGCCAGGTGTGGCAGGATCTGCCTTGCCGGCCACCAGCCAGGAGGAACTATGGAAAGCATACCTAGGGCAACATTGTGGGAGGGGGGTCATGCAATATAGGGTAAACCAGAAgacctccccccccaacccccgtccatgtgcagaagaatcctgggAGAGCTTTAGAGTTGTTTGTGCTCTTGATGAAATCAAGATTCCCAAGAGAGGGGACTGTGGATAAACTAGAAAACTTCCCAGGGCCCCAGCACACAAAAGATGAGGGAAATCTAGGTGCAGAAAGAGAGGAAGTCGGTCCCCTCCTTCCATTTCGCTGCAAGCGGGTCTGCCTGCCCCAGGGCCCAGAAGGTCGGAGACTGGATTTGGCGTCACTAGCTGGTGGCTTTAGGCACAGGGCGACCAGTGTTCCCTTTATTAATTACTGTTAATTGTCCAAGCAGCCTGGGCCCACCCTGCACAATCTTTACCAGCCACCCCACCTTTCCGGCCCAGCTCTGGAACTGAAGGTTCTCTAGAAATGGGGCAAAGGGACACAGGACTGTCACCAGAAGACAAGGGTAAAGTGGCTGACTGCACAGGCCAAGGCATCTGAGCTGCCCGTTGCCAGAAGCTCAGGAGGTTATACCAGTGAGTGAGTTTCCGAGGCAGCTCAGAATGTATAGGGTGGAATCTGAGTTAGGCGGGACGGAGCAGGCCAGGAGCAGTCTGTGGAGCAGCCAGTACAGGAGGACCAAGTCATGAGAGAGTTACTCAGCTTGGGTGGGTGACATTTGAATTCTGTCAGCAGGAAGGAtacccccaccctgtcccctgaACACACAGCTTGTCTCTGTGGTCCCAAGGACTGGCTCACCGGTAGCGCTTGTCATCTACAGGCACAAAGTCCATGAGCAGCATGTAGTCGGCCATGGGATCCATTCCAAAAAGCTTCACTTGGAACGTGGGGAACATTCgtctgggggtggggtaaggaggTCAGGTCACCTCAGGTAGGGGAGTACAAAACCCGCTCTCTGCTTTAACTTCTCTGGCCAGGCAGCCCCCCTAGCTCAGCCCTTCCTTCAGGTCTCTCTTTAAGCTGCTTTCTTGGCTCTCTAACCTCAAGTAGGCCCTTATCCAACCCTGGGCAAGGCAGCAACAGGTCAGACCTCAGGTCCCTCTCTGAAACACAGAAATGGCTAACCAAGTGCCGAGCTGCAGAATTCCAAAGCCTGTTCTGTCTTCTTGGCTTACAAAGACAGTCTTGCCCCAGGAATTCCGGAACTTTCTGGACCTTGCCTCAGCCAGCAGCAGGATACCTAAGATATGGGCCCTGGGGGCTTGTCTCCCCTTCTCAGAGCCTCCCTGGCTTTGTCCAACAAAGTGAAAGAATTCCCGGGTCCAACAAAGTGAAACCGGTGCTGTAGTGATCCCAAACATCCTCCCCCCAAGTCACACGGACACCCCAGCACTCTAGCCTTCAACTCTCAAGACCTGGCCAGAGCCTTCTCCAAGAACCTGTTTGCAAAAGGCTCAGCGTATGTTTTCctgtttcctccctctcctctaaACCCCTCCAGTGACAATCAAGGCCCTCGTTCGCCTGCCCGGACCAGAAGGCCAAACCGCTGTCTTTAGTAGGCTGTGCCCGGCGGTACGGACAGCTAAAGAGCCTGGAGAAAATCCACAGAGCAGCAGCAAAGGACAGGCCTAAGTTCTCCGGGGAGGGCTGCAcagcagggaaacagaaacctCGAGAAGGCTTTGCAAACAGGCCCTGAGCCTCCTTGGCCACGGAGCTGGTGTGTACATTAGACACAACCCAGCACCCGCCTTTGTCTACTGGTCAAATCGGGAGCATCTGCAATTGTTCCTTTTCCCTCTCGGCCCTGAAAGCAAATAACCAGGCGACTGGCACGGATACCCTGCCAGGCTTGTGAAGAACTGGGCCCACAAGCGGCCAAAATTGAGGCCCAAGAAAACCAGGTCTCGAGTTCCCGGAAAATGAGCGCACTGGCTTTTAAGGGTCTTAACTCTTTCCTAAAATTATCCATACAACTAGGGGGTGTTTGCTCTTGAGATTGCCGTACAGACCGAACGAAACCCACGCGGGAGTTTCCTAGGTGGCAGCTGCCTAACCGCCGCAGTCGGACGCACTTTTGGCCCACAGATTTCCCTCAAATTCGAAGAGTCCCAGGACTCGCGGTTGGTGCTCCACGGGTTGTCGCTGGAGCCGGGTCagcagagaggccagagggacTCGCAGGTGGCCCGGCTGCACCTCCATCCGCTTTTCAGCCCGGCTCCCGCGCATCCCTTGGACAAGCAGTCAGAGGCACGGCACGCACGTGGGCAGGGGCGCGGGGAAGGGGCGCCTGACCTGCCTGCCTTGGTGACGATCATCTCGGTGCCCAGCTGATTGAACTCGTCCCACAGCGCCTTCATCTCCAGCTGCACGCTCACGCTGGCCACCTTCGGGTTCTTCTTCACCGGAGCCTTGGCCGCGGCCGCGCGGCTAGCCCCGGGACCCTCGGACTCCGCCGCCGAGCTGCCAGCCGCCCCGGGGGCGGGCGCGAAAGGGTAGgcgcgcggcggcggcgggccCGGGGCACCGGGGACGGCAGCGCACGGATCGTAGCGCGGTGGCGGCGGCTCGCGAGGGCCGAACGGGTCGGCGCCTGGCGACGGGGCTCCCAGGCCGCTCAGACTGCTGGCCGCGAAGGCTGCAACGTCGCAGAAGTGCGAGAGCTGCGTGAGCCACGGACTGGACACGGCGGAGATCATGACCCGAAGGCCACCCACCGCCGATCAGAGCGCCGTCCCGCGCGGCGGGCCGAGTGGCGGGCGCTGCGCCGCACGCGCCCCGGGCCGCACCGCCCCACCCCGCGgagcccccccgcccccccccgccgAGACAATAGCCCGtgcccctccccccgcccctcccccgccgAGGCTCCGCGGGCCCGGGCCCCCCGACCGCTCCGACCGGCTCCGGGGACGACGGGGCCGGTGCGCGGCCCTCCCCGCCGCCAGCGCGCGCTGGCTTTTCTTCTGTGCCAGACGCTCCCCAAGTTCTCGCTCCTCTACCTTTTGTGTCCCTGGTTTCAACTTCTCAcattctgtctcctttctctcgCTACAGCTTCTTCTTAACCCCactgcctctctcttttctcGGTGTCACTCTCTCCAATTTCAAAATTTCACGTCTTCCCTACCGTCTAACTTCTAtctcttatttttgtgtgttctctACTATTCGTCTTTGCCCTTTCAAACGTAAATGAATCTCTTGTACTTTAATGAAGTTACATTTCTGTCTCAagctatcctatcctatccttcattttctctttcgtTATCTTTATTTCCTTTGCGTGTGTCTGACTTTCTCACCTTtgtcatattttctgttttctcctttttttccctcttggttGCTCTCATTGATTTGTGTCttgggggattttgtttgtttgtttgtttgtttttgttccccCGCCCCCTCCTTTTACTGCGTTCCCCACTTCTCTAATCATCTTTGCTTCTTCCAGCTCAAAGACTCCCCTGCTGTCCTCTCTTTAGAAGACTTCTCGGTCCTAGAGGTTGGAGTCCTAGGATGGTGGGTGGACTGACTTTGGGGAATGCCGCCCTTTCTTCCTGTCCCAGAGTCCCAGCTTCAAGGTTGGAGCCCACCCGGCCTAGAGCTCCTTTCCACCCGCTGGGCCGCAGGGCCTCACAGCAGGGGGCCGGCGGGCGGCCTGACAGTATAGACGCGGACAGAAGGCTCACCTTCCATGTCCCTGGTGACTGTGCTGAAGTGCATCCCGGCTGGGGATCCTGGTAGCCGGCGAAGTTTCGCCCGGTCCGAGGGCCTGGGGCCCCGGTGGGCGGTGCCCTCCGAGGCCTCGGCTGCAACAAGAGAGGCGATGCTGAACGCGCTGGCCCGGGCAGACAGCGGGCTCCGCGCGTCCATAGGCGCCCGGGCCTGACCGGCGCCGCCTCCGACTGCGTACGCCCAGCCGCACCGCGCCCAGCCCAGCGCAGGGGGCCCGGGGGCGGGGGCCTGTGGTGCCACTCACAGCCGCCGGTCCAGGGCCCAAGGGATTATGGCGTCATGAGACCCCCCCATTTTCAGCCAATATTAGCCCAGGAGTCCGAACATTTGGAGCACCCTGGAAATTCAGGGCCCTCCTGCCTTGCAAGCTCTCTGGCCCTGGTCTCTCCTCCCGGGGCCCTGTGTGACCAACGCCCCTTGAACATCCTGCAGCTTTTGCGGAGGTTGGGCGTCCCCTCTATTCGGCGAAGCCACCACCAGAGTCTACAGCCCCAAAAGAGAAGCTTCTATGTCTCGAACACTCAGTCCCAGTGTGGGATGGCAGGGCACTGGCGAGGCACTGAGGAGCTGCCGGAGTCTAGCCCTGCCCTTGCTTGgccccacctgcctccacctcctccccagcGGCCCCTGCACCTGGGT contains:
- the Tbx1 gene encoding T-box transcription factor TBX1, whose product is MISAVSSPWLTQLSHFCDVAAFAASSLSGLGAPSPGADPFGPREPPPPRYDPCAAVPGAPGPPPPRAYPFAPAPGAAGSSAAESEGPGASRAAAAKAPVKKNPKVASVSVQLEMKALWDEFNQLGTEMIVTKAGRRMFPTFQVKLFGMDPMADYMLLMDFVPVDDKRYRYAFHSSSWLVAGKADPATPGRVHYHPDSPAKGAQWMKQIVSFDKLKLTNNLLDDNGHIILNSMHRYQPRFHVVYVDPRKDSEKYAEENFKTFVFEETRFTAVTAYQNHRITQLKIASNPFAKGFRDCDPEDWPRNHRPGALPLVSAFARSRNPVASPTQPNGADKDAAEVRREFDRDSVPAALGDATHPPQLLARVLSPALPGPGGLVPLPGGSGGRHSPPHADLRLEAPGASEPLHHHPYKYPAAAYDHYLGAKSRPAPYPLPGLRGHGYHPHAHPHAHPHHHHHPAVNPAAAAAAAAAANVYSSAAAPPGAYDYCPR